GCCGTGCAGCGTTCCCTCCCCGAGCGGGCCGTCATCGTGCGTGCAACGGTCATCGATGACATGGATCGTGCCGTCCACGTTGCACAACGCGAGACGCCGGCCGTTGACGGTGACCACTTTCGCCCGCCCCGACGGCACCTCGGAGAGCTTACCGACCGTGATGTAGTTATCCATGTTGTTCCCGCCCTTCGAGGCGCGCGAGGACGATGTTCTCGATGCGGTCGCGCATGACCGGCGGAACCTGGTCGAGAATCGGCGCGACGAAGCCGGCCACGATCAGGTGGACGGCATCGTCCT
This portion of the bacterium genome encodes:
- a CDS encoding non-heme iron oxygenase ferredoxin subunit, producing the protein MDNYITVGKLSEVPSGRAKVVTVNGRRLALCNVDGTIHVIDDRCTHDDGPLGEGTLHGHAIECPRHGARFDVRTGAVLRMPAAFPVKAYKSRVEGDEIQVEL